A single window of Crassostrea angulata isolate pt1a10 chromosome 8, ASM2561291v2, whole genome shotgun sequence DNA harbors:
- the LOC128158455 gene encoding pancreas transcription factor 1 subunit alpha-like, giving the protein MTESTEKDVPAFTVEDAHSPVDLTIADKEERDKKEKGTKKFDKLKLSEEELEERRRSANYMERRRMKKMSSALADLRKCIPQQYHLYHRRMSKIRTLRLAIAYIKALKDILLKDDQRRQLVAMSSQSSFPHGGMRLPHEPFSPMSSSMIIAAYAAHGAQVPKRQLMFSPDLRFQEVPEPRFQTPRVPRHSAYQTPVNNPIYGQSFFQTPVLNKTAPEHTISSPEEEEKEVKQVVIAGYTVFHNKEDGTSCPIGASRSSSCRYVTEGFDGVCPLPEDDGARDQI; this is encoded by the coding sequence atgacAGAAAGTACGGAAAAGGATGTACCTGCTTTTACGGTCGAAGATGCTCATTCACCTGTTGATTTAACAATAGCCGATAAAGAAGAACGcgacaaaaaagaaaaaggaacCAAAAAGTTTGACAAACTCAAACTTTCAGAGGAAGAACTCGAGGAGAGGCGACGCTCAGCGAACTACATGGAACGCCGCCGCATGAAGAAAATGTCGTCTGCCCTGGCGGATCTGCGCAAGTGCATCCCCCAACAATACCATTTGTATCATCGACGAATGTCTAAAATACGGACTCTTAGACTCGCCATTGCTTACATTAAAGCCCTAAAAGATATTCTGTTAAAAGACGACCAAAGACGCCAACTTGTCGCTATGTCATCACAGTCATCTTTTCCTCATGGCGGTATGCGACTTCCCCATGAACCGTTTTCTCCGATGAGCAGCAGCATGATCATCGCCGCTTATGCCGCTCACGGAGCTCAAGTTCCTAAACGACAGCTTATGTTTTCCCCGGATCTCCGTTTCCAGGAAGTTCCCGAACCTCGTTTCCAGACGCCCAGAGTCCCTCGCCATTCTGCCTACCAAACACCCGTCAATAATCCTATTTATGGACAGTCATTTTTCCAGACCCCGGTGTTGAATAAAACTGCCCCGGAACACACAATATCTTCCCCGGAGGAGGAAGAAAAGGAAGTAAAGCAGGTCGTAATAGCCGGTTATACGGTATTCCATAACAAGGAAGATGGAACCTCCTGTCCGATCGGAGCCTCTCGGAGTTCTTCCTGTAGATACGTCACGGAGGGATTTGATGGAGTATGTCCGCTACCAGAGGACGACGGGGCCAGGGATCAAATATGA
- the LOC128158442 gene encoding uncharacterized protein LOC128158442, which yields MLNHIMDEILDEIGPGNLKGLFEDHKVGPKEVVNLTDAEFEKLGVVNFGDMARLRNRCRTVMKLPDSPTLIKLRELGSRRTFQKRQSARSRVSTSRRVHVGWMNKKRKNSVYSRVTGGKEVIDIEKNTTLPEMLEKFLELYFPDGENKNQGPLTDYMYYIGNYAGAKIKDVLSNGDPFTLEGYYSEIRTYPIRLYLYTSCKSIGDEDPIIGEKSTGAPQKKIKFSKENDEKVQDASDDDFEPLPKLVLKKSKKRKPSGDVRDKKVEELDQPQCSHEADLRTPTTEELDCKSLPEIHVPSDSGTPTVIFKRDATDNVLPQSNTNVTAEEILRQLRENIKTDGKKNVINVDRNNVLGTKESFKREKFMAEHPLFVRFSGEKGIDDGGPSREFMRIIIQAVSESSIFEGESRRKMLLQNLLAEENGDYETYGKIIAYCLVHGGPAPTFMSEFLFGLLAYGPDSADPTIDDIVDDEYKQQVQKIEISTDISSFFDAVDPMRPLLDYIGALPLAVPKKKNELVHALCRHIAVTRIEKSLKQIRNYPDAMRGLFVHKSDLVVDAVEMDNMFVVEFSEEGSNKYINELRIQTYWRDYLLEIEDTPDKFKSILVFVTGLDSVPPLGFSPPLKLKFRHPEADENFSVFATPYANTCFNTLSIPVTETYNAFKEVMDNALDLGCLFTDH from the exons ATGCTTAACCATATAATGGATGAAATTCTGGATGAGATTGGTCCTGGGAATCTTAAAGGGCTATTCGAGGACCACAAG GTTGGGCCTAAGGAAGTAGTAAACCTGACTGATGCCGAGTTTGAAAAGCTGGGAGTTGTAAATTTTGGGGATATGGCGCGCCTTAGAAACCGTTGCCGAACAGTTATGAAAT TGCCAGACTCTCCTACACTAATTAAATTACGAGAATTGGGTTCTCGTAGAACTTTCCAAAAGAGACAATCGGCAAGATCAAGGGTTTCAACCAGCAGACGGGTACATGTAGGCTGGATGaataaaaaacgaaaaaattcagtatattcaAGGGTTACTGGAGGAAAGGAAGTAATTGACATAGAGAAAAACACAACGTTACCAGAAATGCTTGAAAAATTTTTGGAGCTGTATTTTCCTGATGGGGAAAATAAGAATCAAGGGCCTTTAAcagattacatgtattacattggAAATTATGCTGGTGCAAAGATAAAAGACGTTTTGAGTAATGGAGACCCCTTCACCTTAGAAGGCTATTACAGTGAAATCCGAACATACCCAATAAGATTGTACCTATATACTTCATGTAAATCAATAGGGGATGAAGATCCTATCATCGGTGAAAAATCAACA GGAGCACCTCAGAAGAAAATCAAATTCAGTaaagaaaatgatgaaaaagtTCAG GATGCAAGTGATGATGACTTTGAACCACTGCCAAAACTTGTTCTGAAAAAGTCCAAGAAAAGGAAACCATCTGGTGACGTTCGAGACAAAAAG GTTGAAGAATTGGATCAGCCCCAATGTTCTCATGAGGCAGATTTAAGAACCCCAACG ACAGAAGAACTGGATTGCAAAAGTTTaccagaaatacatgtaccatctgATTCAGGAACCCCAACa gtcattTTCAAAAGAGATGCCACTGATAATGTTTTACCCCAGAGTAATAC GAATGTAACAGCTGAAGAAATTCTTAGACAACTCAGAGAGAATATAAAAACTGAtgggaaaaaaaatgtgattaacGTAGATAGAAACAATGTATTGGGCACAAAAGAAtcatttaaaagagaaaaattcaTGGCTGAACATCCATTATTTGTACGATTCTCAGGGGAAAAGGGAATTGATGATGGGGGTCCATCAAGGGAATTTATGAGAATTATAATACAAGCAGTGTCAGAGTCTTCTATTTTCGAAGGCGAGTCCAGAAGAAAGATGCTTTTGCAAAACCTGCTag cTGAAGAGAATGGTGATTATGAAACATACGGGAAAATAATAGCCTATTGCTTGGTTCATGGTGGACCAGCACCCACCTTTATGTCAGAGTTTTTGTTTGGGCTTTTAGCCTATGGTCCTGATTCAGCAGACCCTACCATTGATGACATTGTTGATGATGAATATAAACAACAAGTTCAGAAG aTTGAAATATCTACAGATATTTCGTCTTTTTTTGATGCTGTGGATCCAATGAGACCCCTTTTGGATTATATTGGTGCTCTTCCATTGGCAgtaccaaaaaagaaaaatgagcTTGTGCATGCTTTATGTAGACACATTGCTGTCACAAGGATTGAGAAGTCACTTAAACA GATCAGAAATTATCCTGATGCCATGAGAGGGCTCTTTGTCCATAAAAGTGATCTTGTTGTTGATGCGGTGGAAATGGACAACAtgtttgttgttgaattttCTGAGGAAGGCagtaacaaatatattaatgaatTAAGAATACAGACTTACTGGAGAGATTATTTACTTGAAATAGAAG atacACCTGACAAATTCAAATCCATCTTGGTATTTGTAACTGGTTTGGATTCGGTCCCCCCTTTAGGGTTTTCTCCACCACTGAAATTGAAGTTTCGTCATCCAGAAGCAGATGAAAACTTCAGTGTTTTTGCTACCCCTTACGCAAACACATGCTTCAACACTTTGAGCATTCCTGTCACCGAAACATACAATGC